The genomic DNA AAGTATCTCACCTGATTCATATTGGCTCACAGCTGTTCTGTTTATACCTAAATATTTAGCTATGTCATCTTGAGTTAGATTGTTAATTTTTCTCAATTTTTTTAATCTTTCAGCAGTTGTACAAGATTTATTATTAAAAAAATCTATAGATTTTATTACTCCCTCTATGAATGTTATTAACTTTTTAAAGTCTCCACTTTTTTCAAAATAATTTTGTATATTTAGATTTTCTAATGATTCAGTTCCTGTGATCTCTTCACCATACCCTGTAATCAAAACTATATATAAATCTTTATTCGTTTTTCTTATTTCATTAACTATTTCTTTTCCATTCATTTCATCTACATAATAATCTAATAATAATATATCAAATTTCTTTTTTTGCAATTTCTTAATAGCCTCTTTAGAGCTTGTAAAGCCCTCTATATAATATTTATCTTCAAAGCTATCTTTTATAGCTTCAATAAGTCCTTCGTCATCATCAATTACAATTATTTTTATTCCTTTATTCATTTTTCAGCCCTCCATGTCCTTTAAAGGTAGTTCTACATAAAAAATTGTTTCTTCATCATCTGTATTAAAATATATTTTCCCCTTGAACATAACTTTTATTATTAATTTAGATATGTATAATCCAAGTCCAGTACCGTTCTTACCCTTAGTTGTAATCATCTGTTTAAATATTTTTTTCTGTATATTTTCTGGTATTTTATCGCCATTATTTTTTACATAAAAAATAACATTATTTATTTCTTTATATATTCCGAAAATTACAGTACCATTTTCTTTAGCTGAAACTGATTCTATAGCATTAGATATGAGATTATTTAAAACTTGAACTAGAGAGTTAATATCACCCTTAATTTTATAATTACTTTCTATTTTTATTTTTTTTATAAATTTACATTTACTTTTTCTGATCTGAAAATCCATTAATATCATAATCTTTTTTTCTATTTCTTTTATCGTAAAATAATCTTCATTATCTTTATCATAAGGAGTAACTTGACCTTTAACTGCATCTATTACATTAGAAATATAAATCAAATTTTCTGTAATTCTATCACTCCATTTATTAACCTCATTTATTGTTTTTTTTATATTAATATCATTTTGACTATTATCTTTAGTATATTGATTTATTCTTTCTATATCCCTTTTTATAATTTCAATTCCTCCTGAAGAACTCATGAGTGGAGTTTTTAAATTATGTGCTACACCTCCTATTAGTTGGTTCAAAGATAAAAGACGTTCCTTTTCAATTAATTGCATTTGATTTTCTTTTATAAGCCTTAAATTTTCTATATGAACACTGATATCTTTAAATACAAGAATTGTACCAAGGTATTCATTATTTATAATTATTGGATTGGCTTGTACTGCAAAATACTTTTTCCCCGATATATTCTTTATTACTATCTCTAAGTTCTTTATCTTTTTATCTTTAGATTCACTTATTAAATTTAAGAGTTTATTTTTATGCTTTAATAATTTACTGTCATTAATAATATCATCAAAATTTTTATATTTTTTTTCATCTGTTTTTTTTAATAGGAAATTTTCTTTAAATCTTTTATTAAATTCAATAACACTTAAATTCTCATTTAGTGCAATAGTTGAATCAGATACAAAATCTAAACTATTTTCAAACGCAAATTTATACCTGTGAAATCTTATTTTCACACCGAAAACTCCATATTTAAATGCAAAATATAAAAATTCCATAAACTGTATAGGAATTAAAAATGTAAAGTATTGCCAAGTGTTTTCTATCCCAAATGCTCTAAATATTATAGTAGACAACGCTGTGTAAAAAAAACATGGAGCGAGAATAACTATAGTTTTAAACTTATACTTTTTCATCAAGTAAGACTTTTCTTTAAAATAAGAGTAAACTAAGAAAATAAGTCCTCCAAAAATATATGGCACAGACCATATTGATAATACTTTAAAATACGACATCAGTTCTGCAGGTGTCTTCATAAAGTTGTTTTTTATTGGTACTAATATAAAATTTAAAACAGCTGGTATTAATAAAATAGGATATATTATTTTCTTCTTGTCTTTATGAATTATATTTGTATGGGATAATCCATAAAGTAACATACAATAAGGCACTATGAAGTAGTCAAGTGACATATAGACAGCAGCTATTTGATATATTAAGTTTATTCTTTCTTGAGTAAAGCTATAATATGGTATAAGATATATCGTAAAATATGTTTTAAAAACAACAGTTAACGTCCCGATTCCAGTGAAAAAACATATTGCTGACAACCATATAGTTGATTCAGTTTTATAATCCTTAATAATAATTATTAATGCCACTAACAATAATAATATACCTACAATTACCATAAACTACACTCTCTTATCTATAAATTTTAAAACATCTCTCCTAAGTCTATTTTTACAAAGCACCGTTCCGGAATGACCGCAATTATATATATATCTTTCTGAGCTTTGCCAGTTCTCCCACACCAAAT from Clostridium pasteurianum BC1 includes the following:
- a CDS encoding response regulator: MNKGIKIIVIDDDEGLIEAIKDSFEDKYYIEGFTSSKEAIKKLQKKKFDILLLDYYVDEMNGKEIVNEIRKTNKDLYIVLITGYGEEITGTESLENLNIQNYFEKSGDFKKLITFIEGVIKSIDFFNNKSCTTAERLKKLRKINNLTQDDIAKYLGINRTAVSQYESGEILPSTQNIIKLAKLYNVTTDYILCYELDVEKK
- a CDS encoding ATP-binding protein, which encodes MVIVGILLLLVALIIIIKDYKTESTIWLSAICFFTGIGTLTVVFKTYFTIYLIPYYSFTQERINLIYQIAAVYMSLDYFIVPYCMLLYGLSHTNIIHKDKKKIIYPILLIPAVLNFILVPIKNNFMKTPAELMSYFKVLSIWSVPYIFGGLIFLVYSYFKEKSYLMKKYKFKTIVILAPCFFYTALSTIIFRAFGIENTWQYFTFLIPIQFMEFLYFAFKYGVFGVKIRFHRYKFAFENSLDFVSDSTIALNENLSVIEFNKRFKENFLLKKTDEKKYKNFDDIINDSKLLKHKNKLLNLISESKDKKIKNLEIVIKNISGKKYFAVQANPIIINNEYLGTILVFKDISVHIENLRLIKENQMQLIEKERLLSLNQLIGGVAHNLKTPLMSSSGGIEIIKRDIERINQYTKDNSQNDINIKKTINEVNKWSDRITENLIYISNVIDAVKGQVTPYDKDNEDYFTIKEIEKKIMILMDFQIRKSKCKFIKKIKIESNYKIKGDINSLVQVLNNLISNAIESVSAKENGTVIFGIYKEINNVIFYVKNNGDKIPENIQKKIFKQMITTKGKNGTGLGLYISKLIIKVMFKGKIYFNTDDEETIFYVELPLKDMEG